In a genomic window of Magnolia sinica isolate HGM2019 chromosome 16, MsV1, whole genome shotgun sequence:
- the LOC131228806 gene encoding pentatricopeptide repeat-containing protein At2g13600-like, protein MLSEAQKLHAFLLKSGLQNHVYRCNLLLRAYTRSDSLPDAYNLLSHMPRTNVVSYNTILSAYVGSGRIHDALQLFSAAPETDTFSWNIILSGLTRNHRPEEAMVHFARMARSTTASSRPDNYTYAILIPCCDRDSGRQLHAQVIKVCSISDAFIGTHLVRMYAEVGDMDDAWKAFVEMSNRDVASWNALISCYSKAGMGEFGLELFRMISGEGTLLDEYTFAIVLNEFASRSRVLEGTQVHSLVIRHGFCFDRFTCNALVNFYCKCGLVASAARIFDEIPEPDVVSWTALVAGLVQVGQEKNAMRVFDQMLFTDAKPNSFTFGGLLNACAYTNAFERGKQYHGLVLKFGLESDVVVGSAIVDMYSKCGEMDDASRLFHGMPERDLISWNGMICGFAQNGQVMKALKLFAEMVQSGGSSSLPNHITFIGVLNACGHGGLIHEGRQYFNDMIHKYMIEPKAEHYTCMVNILARAGRLEEAENFILTSPFEPDSVMWGTLLGACKRFGNLVMARRIAERPFVDEPENSSNYVLLANMYTVIGEWGNAFDVREVMDARGAQKMIGSSWIEIRNCVHSFVAGHKDHPQIHSIYEAVQHLCLQMEGY, encoded by the coding sequence ATGTTGTCGGAAGCTCAAAAGCTGCATGCTTTCCTCCTCAAATCTGGCCTACAAAACCATGTCTACCGCTGCAACCTCCTCCTTCGGGCCTATACCCGATCCGACTCCTTACCCGACGCCTACAACCTCCTCAGCCACATGCCTCGCACCAACGTGGTTTCATACAACACCATCCTATCCGCCTACGTCGGCTCCGGTCGGATCCACGACGCACTCCAACTCTTCTCGGCGGCCCCGGAAACCGACACTTTTTCATGGAATATCATCCTCTCGGGTCTCACTCGAAACCACAGACCCGAAGAAGCGATGGTCCATTTCGCCCGCATGGCCCGTAGCACTACTGCTTCTTCCAGACCTGACAACTACACATACGCCATTCTCATCCCTTGCTGCGACCGAGATTCAGGGAGGCAACTTCACGCGCAGGTTATCAAGGTGTGTTCGATATCGGATGCTTTTATCGGTACCCATCTCGTTAGAATGTATGCGGAAGTGGGAGACATGGATGATGCTTGGAAGGCGTTTGTTGAAATGTCCAACAGAGATGTGGCATCGTGGAATGCTTTGATTTCCTGCTACTCGAAGGCCGGGATGGGCGAATTTGGTTTGGAGCTGTTTAGGATGATTTCCGGAGAAGGTACGCTGTTGGATGAGTATACTTTTGCTATTGTTTTGAATGAGTTCGCTTCTCGTTCCCGGGTTTTAGAAGGGACGCAGGTGCATTCATTGGTTATTCGACACGGTTTTTGCTTCGATCGCTTTACCTGCAATGCTTTGGTGAACTTTTATTGCAAGTGTGGGCTTGTTGCTTCAGCGGCTCGGATATTTGACGAAATACCTGAACCAGATGTGGTTTCTTGGACAGCGTTGGTAGCCGGACTTGTTCAGGTTGGACAGGAGAAGAATGCAATGCGAGTCTTCGATCAGATGTTGTTCACTGATGCGAAGCCTAATTCCTTCACTTTTGGTGGGTTGCTCAACGCCTGTGCGTATACTAATGCATTTGAAAGGGGTAAGCAGTATCATGGCCTTGTTTTGAAGTTTGGATTGGAGTCTGATGTGGTCGTGGGAAGTGCGATAGTAGATATGTACTCTAAGTGTGGTGAAATGGATGATGCATCGAGGCTCTTTCACGGCATGCCCGAGCGAGATCTTATTTCATGGAATGGAATGATATGCGGGTTTGCTCAAAATGGCCAAGTTATGAAGGCTTTGAAGCTTTTTGCAGAGATGGTGCAATCAGGTGGAAGTTCCAGCCTCCCAAACCACATCACATTCATTGGCGTCTTGAATGCGTGCGGTCATGGTGGTTTGATTCATGAGGGCCGTCAATATTTCAATGACATGATTCACAAGTATATGATTGAGCCCAAGGCCGAGCACTACACATGTATGGTCAATATTTTGGCACGAGCGGGTCGATTGGAAGAGGCAGAAAATTTTATTCTCACCTCGCCATTCGAGCCTGACAGTGTAATGTGGGGCACATTGCTTGGAGCTTGCAAAAGATTTGGGAATTTAGTCATGGCAAGGCGCATTGCAGAACGGCCTTTTGTGGATGAACCGGAGAACTCTTCGAATTATGTTCTTTTAGCTAACATGTATACTGTCATTGGTGAGTGGGGCAATGCATTTGACGTTAGGGAAGTGATGGATGCAAGAGGAGCTCAAAAGATGATTGGGAGTAGTTGGA